From the Macaca nemestrina isolate mMacNem1 chromosome 7, mMacNem.hap1, whole genome shotgun sequence genome, one window contains:
- the C7H15orf39 gene encoding LOW QUALITY PROTEIN: uncharacterized protein C15orf39 homolog (The sequence of the model RefSeq protein was modified relative to this genomic sequence to represent the inferred CDS: inserted 3 bases in 3 codons), which yields MAEKRPVRTLGPVMYGKLPRLETDSGPEHSLPHSVGNQDPCTYKGSYFSCPMAGTPKAESEQLASWTPYPPLYSTSMAGPPLRTDNLLTNCLFYRSPAEGSEKMQDSSPVELLPFSPQGHSYPGPPLAAPKPVYRNPLCYGLSTCLGEGAVKRPLDVDWTLVTGPLLPSADPPCSLAPAPSKGQTLDGTFLRGVPAGGSSKDSSGSFSPCQPFLEKYQTIHSTGFLASRYTGPYPRNSKQVMSEGPSPWTQLAQPLGPPCQDTGPTHYPPSHPPQALPCPPACRHPEKQGRYSPALPLQPLGGHKGTGYQAGGLGSPYLRQQAAQTPYIPPLGLDTYPYPSAPLPAPSPGLKLEPPLAPRCPLDFAPQTLSFPYARDDLSLYGASPGLGGTPPSQNNMRXVPQPGAFQRACQPLPASQPCSEPVRPAQEAEEKTWLPSCRKEQLQPRLSEHSGPPIVIRDSPIPCTPPALPPCARECQSFPQKEGARPPSSPPMPIIDNVFSLAPYRDYLDVPAPEATTEPDSATAEPDSTPATNEFQDKGCRGTPPAQEGPSGSKPLRGSLKEEVALDLSVRKPTAEASHIKAPSPVEHAKPTAAMDVPDVGNMVSDLXGLKKIDTEAPGLPGVPVTADAMPSTNFHSSVAFMFRKFKILRPAPLPAAVVPSTPNSAPAPTQPAPTPTSGPIGLRILAQQPLSVTCFSXALPSSPAVAVASPAPAPAPSPAPAPAQAPASARDPAPAPVAGPAPASTSALGDSPEQHFTGLHASLCDAISGSVAHSPPEKLREWLETAGPWGQAAWQDCQGVQGLLTKLLSQLQRFDRTHRCPFPHVVRAGAIFVPIHLVKERLFPRLPPASVDHVLQEHRVELRPTTLSEERALRELALPGCTSRMLKLLALRQLPDIYPDLLGLQWRDCVRRQLGDFDTEARAVSSSEPTLARDEPESLALARKSAAPKVRKPGRKPPTPGPEKAEAAAGEESCAASPTPAACASPPGPTLKARFRSLLETAWLNGLALPTWGHKSSRPDRPSPCPQLLDSQSHHL from the exons ATGGCAGAGAAGCGACCCGTGAGAACCCTGGGGCCTGTGATGTATGGCAAACTGCCCCGCTTAGAGACAGACTCGGGGCCTGAGCACAGCCTGCCCCACTCTGTTGGTAACCAGGACCCCTGCACCTACAAGGGGTCCTACTTCTCCTGCCCCATGGCGGGTACTCCCAAGGCCGAGTCTGAGCAGTTGGCGTCCTGGACCCCATACCCACCCTTGTATTCTACCAGTATGGCAGGACCCCCACTTCGGACGGACAACCTGCTGACCAACTGCCTGTTCTACCGCTCGCCAGCAGAAGGCTCTGAGAAGATGCAGGACTCCAGCCCTGTTGAGCTCCTGCCTTTCAGTCCCCAGGGTCACTCCTACCCAGGTCCGCCGCTGGCAGCGCCCAAACCTGTCTACCGCAACCCTCTGTGCTATGGGCTCTCAACTTGCCTGGGGGAAGGAGCGGTGAAGAGGCCACTGGATGTTGACTGGACTCTGGTGACTGGGCCCCTGTTGCCCTCAGCTGACCCACCCTGCTCTCTGGCCCCAGCTCCTAGCAAGGGTCAGACCCTGGATGGCACCTTCTTGCGGGGGGTGCCAGCTGGGGGGTCCAGTAAAGACTCCTCAGGGAGCTTCTCCCCATGCCAGCCCTTCCTGGAGAAGTATCAGACCATCCACAGCACGGGCTTCCTGGCCTCCAGATACACAGGTCCTTATCCTAGGAACTCCAAGCAAGTAATGTCCGAGGGGCCAAGTCCTTGGACCCAGCTGGCCCAGCCCCTGGGGCCACCCTGTCAGGACACCGGGCCCACCCACTACCCACCATCCCACCCTCCACAGGCTCTGCCTTGCCCTCCAGCCTGTCGCCACCCAGAGAAGCAGGGTAGGTACAGCCCAGCACTTCCCCTGCAGCCTCTGGGGGGCCACAAGGGGACCGGGTACCAGGCTGGTGGGCTGGGCAGCCCCTACCTGAGGCAGCAGGCAGCCCAGACACCTTACATTCCCCCGCTGGGGCTGGACACGTACCCCTACCCCTCTGCCCCTCTCCCAGCACCCTCTCCAGGCCTCAAGCTGGAGCCGCCTCTTGCTCCACGGTGCCCATTGGACTTTGCCCCCCAGACACTGAGTTTTCCTTATGCCCGGGATGACCTTTCTCTCTATGGAGCATCCCCTGGGCTTGGAGGGACGCCACCTTCCCAGAACAATATGC CTGTGCCACAGCCTGGTGCCTTCCAGAGGGCATGCCAGCCTTTGCCAGCGAGCCAGCCCTGCTCAGAGCCTGTGAGGCCTGCACAGGAAGCCGAAGAGAAGACCTGGCTGCCCAGCTGCAGGAAAGAGCAGCTCCAGCCCCGGCTCAGTGAGCACTCTGGGCCGCCCATCGTCATCCGAGACAGTCCAATTCCCTGTACCCCCCCAGCACTGCCCCCCTGTGCCCGGGAGTGCCAGTCTTTTCCACAGAAGGAGGGTGCAAGGCCACCCAGCTCTCCACCAATGCCTATCATTGACAATGTCTTCAGCCTGGCTCCCTACCGTGACTATCTGGATGTGCCGGCACCCGAGGCCACAACTGAGCCTGACTCTGCCACAGCTGAGCCTGACTCAACTCCGGCCACCAATGAATTTCAGGACAAAGGCTGCAGGGGGACCCCACCCGCCCAGGAGGGCCCGTCAGGGAGTAAGCCCCTAAGGGGCTCACTTAAAGAGGAGGTAGCCCTGGATTTGAGTGTGAGGAAGCCCACAGCAGAGGCCTCGCACATCAAGGCTCCCAGTCCTGTGGAGCATGCCAAGCCCACTGCAGCCATGGACGTGCCGGATGTGGGCAACATGGTGTCAGATC CAGGCCTGAAAAAGATAGACACAGAAGCACCAGGCTTGCCTGGGGTGCCAGTGACCGCAGATGCTATGCCAAGTACCAACTTCCACAGCTCTGTGGCCTTCATGTTCCGAAAGTTCAAGATCCTCCGTCCAGCACCTTTGCCTGCAGCTGTGGTCCCGTCCACACCCAACTCAGCTCCTGCTCCCACACAGCCTGCGCCCACCCCCACATCTGGGCCCATTGGACTGCGGATTCTCGCTCAACAGCCCTTGTCCGTGACCTGCTTCA CTGCACTGCCCAGCTCTCCAGCCGTAGCGGTGGCCTCCCCTGCCCCTGCTCCAGCTCCATCCCCTGCTCCGGCTCCAGCTCAGGCTCCAGCTTCAGCCCGGgatccagctccagctccagttGCAGGCCCTGCTCCGGCATCTACTTCAGCCCTAGGGGACTCCCCGGAGCAGCACTTTACAGGACTACACGCATCCCTGTGTGATGCTATTTCTGGCTCCGTGGCCCACTCTCCTCCAGAGAAGCTTCGCGAGTGGCTAGAGACGGCTGGGCCCTGGGGCCAGGCTGCGTGGCAGGACTGCCAGGGTGTGCAGGGGCTGCTGACCAAGCTACTGTCCCAGCTGCAGCGCTTCGATCGCACCCACCGGTGCCCCTTCCCCCATGTGGTGCGAGCTGGTGCCATCTTCGTGCCCATCCACCTGGTGAAGGAACGGCTCTTTCCTCGGCTGCCACCCGCTTCTGTGGACCATGTGCTGCAGGAGCATCGTGTGGAGCTGCGGCCCACCACGCTGTCGGAGGAGCGGGCACTGCGGGAGCTCGCCCTGCCGGGCTGCACCTCGCGCATGCTGAAGTTACTGGCGCTGCGCCAGCTGCCTGACATTTACCCCGACCTTCTCGGCCTGCAGTGGCGTGACTGTGTACGCCGCCAGCTGG GTGACTTTGACACTGAGGCTAGAGCTGTGTCCTCCTCAGAGCCCACTTTGGCCAGAGATGAGCCAGAGAGCCTAGCCCTGGCTCGGAAGTCAGCGGCCCCCAAGGTCAGGAAGCCAGGGAGGAAGCCACCAACCCCTGGCCCggagaaagcagaggcagctgctggggaagAGTCCTGTGCTGCCTCCCCTACCCCTGCTGCCTGTGCCAGCCCACCTGGCCCCACACTGAAGGCCCGCTTCCGCAGTCTGCTGGAGACCGCCTGGCTCAATGGCCTGGCTCTGCCCACATGGGGCCACAAGTCATCAAGACCAGACCGGCCTTCACCCTGCCCACAGCTACTGGACAGCCAGAGCCATCACCTGTAG